TTTTCACACCAATGCCGATTTGTAATTTTATGGCACAGATTGTCGCACCAAACAATAACGAAACCTTTAGTGACCCTTGTTGTGGCAGTGGTCGATTTTCGTTAGCATCAAATTCGGTTTCGTTAGGTAGTTTTCATTTTTTGGTAGACCTTGATTTTACGTGCGCTAAGATGGCAACCCTTAATCTGATGCATCACGGCATTCACGGGATTGTCATTGCTGATAATGGTTTGTTTCCTGGCAATGATTTCAAAGGGGCGTTTGTGGTTAACAGGAAACTACCCAAAACAGGTATCCCACAAATTGAATACATAGACAATGCCCAGCAAGCCTACAATTACGTACGCTATACCATTAATCCGTTTGATATGGTGAGAGATTTGTTTCCAAGAACAAACAAAACTCATACATCATCACCAAAAACAACCGATGATTATGAGGATATAAAAACAATGTTAAACGAAAAAACAGGGCAATTTTCTATGTTTTAAAATATCAAAGGTTTTCATAAGAAAAGATATTCAAAACGAGTAGGCTATGCTACACTTAAAACTGAATATCTGCAATCCTCTACGTATGAAGAAAAATATAGAAAAGACCATTAACCTTGACCTTGTTAGGGTAGATGGAAATGCCTTTGCAATAATGGGGGCTTTTTCCAAACAAGCTAAACGA
This window of the Flavobacteriaceae bacterium genome carries:
- a CDS encoding N-6 DNA methylase, encoding MSKSTKYLPNEFKTFNNAFESLSRRHGYYYVFEDFLDLYINAWCFDYQFNRELIQNRYTLEERQQFTLMMYEVIKILDKEIQSDSDCYDFFGTFYESAALSKQKGFAQFFTPMPICNFMAQIVAPNNNETFSDPCCGSGRFSLASNSVSLGSFHFLVDLDFTCAKMATLNLMHHGIHGIVIADNGLFPGNDFKGAFVVNRKLPKTGIPQIEYIDNAQQAYNYVRYTINPFDMVRDLFPRTNKTHTSSPKTTDDYEDIKTMLNEKTGQFSMF